A stretch of DNA from Triticum dicoccoides isolate Atlit2015 ecotype Zavitan chromosome 2A, WEW_v2.0, whole genome shotgun sequence:
atcaaccgcgttgtgctaacgcttccgctgtcggtctacaagggtacgtagatcacactctcccctctcgttgctatgcatcaccatgatcttgcgtgtgcgtaggattttttttttgaaattactacgttccccaacaaaatcatCACTATCATGTGGTCTATATGGCATTCACGGAACAGAATCAAGCATGATCAGGAAGGGCTTGATCCTATGATTTCATTGCGATCCATCAAGGAGTCGCTAGCTCTGTTGGAATTGCCACGTAGTGCAGCAAAAATTCTACCAGGTTATGGTTGGAAGCCACCGGACCCGGGCATTGTCAAGATTACAACAGATGGGGCTATCAACTTCGAAGATAATTGTAGCGGTGCGGGTGGCATCGCTCGATCCATGTCTACATACCTGGGAGCCTGGTGTAAGCCGCACCTGGGGATCTCAGATCCATTAATTGCGGAGGCTTTGGTAATGTGTGAGGGGGCTCGTTTCGCAAGTCTGCGGGGACTCACACATGTGATCGTGGAGCTGGACTGCCTGGAGTTGGTGCAACTCTGGaatactcgccacaattctcgttcAATTGTGGCTCCAATCTTACTTGAAATTGAAGAGCTAGTTAGCAATTTCTCTTTATTTAGGAGTGAATTGCataaaaccaccacatttggggcttCACTTGCAGAAAACCACCGGGTCACTAATTTTTTGCAAAAATCACCGCAGATTCGGTAAACTTGTTGCAAATAGCACTAATCGGGCGATTTGCTGCGTTTGATCACTTTCTGACAAGTGGGGCCGGGTTGTAAGGAGCTGACTTGGCCAAAAAAATACATACACCCCCCTGAATTTTACAAATGCACCCTTATTAGAAAATTTAAAAAGCAATCAGCCCCCCNNNNNNNNNNNNNNNNNNNNNNNNNNNNNNNNNNNNNNNNNNNNNNNNNNNNNNNNNNNNNNNNNNNNNNNNNNNNNNNNNNNNNNNNNNNNNNNNNNNNNNNNNNNNNNNNNNNNNNNNNNNNNNNNNNNNNNNNNNNNNNNNNNNNNNNNNNNNNNNNNNNNNNNNNNNNNNNNNNNNNNNNNNNNNNNNNNNNNNNNNNNNNNNNNNNNNNNNNNNNNNNNNNNNNNNNNNNNNNNNNNNNNNNNNNNNNNNNNNNNNNNNNNNNNNNNNNNNNNNNNNNNNNNNNNNNNNNNNNNNNNNNNNNNNNNNNNNNNNNNNNNNNNNNNNNNNNNNNNNNNNNNNNNNNNNNNNNNGAGAAAGACaggggaggaagaagatggagaGGGGGCGGCGGTTGTGCCCGGTGCACCGTCGAACTGCGGGGAAGTCCGGCCAGAGCGGCGCGAGGCTCGGTGGCGCGTGCGCACGGGGCTGCGGGGCTCTCCTGTGGGCGTGGACGCTCCGCTGCGGCTGCACGAGCGAGGGGAAGtgggaggtgtaggaggaggggaggaggcgccggAGACGGGCGGCGCCGCGCGCCGCCGACGGCGGCCGAAGCGCTTGGAGGTTGGCCAGCATCCACAGCGTCGAGGGGCGCTGGGCATCCTTGGCAGAAGGCCGAGGCGCGGCCACGGCATCCCGGCGGACGCCGCCGTGGCTTGAAGGCCGAGCTCCCGACGCCGCCTCCACGAAGTCCACGCCACAGACACTACACAGGAGCTccggctccccgacaacggcagtgCGCTGCTGGCCCTCGTGCTTGCAGAGATGGCCGACGCGTGCGGGGACATCTCCACTCCGGCGAGGGGCAGAAGTCGAGGTCGGGCGGTCGGGGACAGGTCTGGGAGGAGGGGCGAGGgggtcgattgctttttgtttttaGATCTAAGGAGGTGTATGTAAATGTTTTGCCAAGTCAGCTCCTTACAGCCCAGCCCCACTTGTCAGAAAGTGATCAAACGCAGCAAATCGCTCGATTAGTGCTATTTGCAACAAGTTTACCGAATCCACGGTGATTTTTGCAAAAAATTAATGACCCGGTGGTTTTCTGCAAGTGAAGCCCTAAATGTGGTGGTTTTATGCAATTCACTCCTTTATTTAGTGTACTTCATATAAATTGTTCGGCTAATGTTTCGGCTCATCTATGTGCTAAACATGCTTGCACATTGAATATGACCGAATGCTGGCTTGATGTGATACCTAGCTTCCTAGTGACCAGCTTGATGGCTGATTGTCATAGGTCTGCTGTGATTTAATAAAGCTCTCTTGAttgccgaaaaaaagaaaaaaaaaagaaaaccctaATGAGGCCGCCAGAGTTCGACGCGGTAGACGGCGAAGTCGGAGGCCTGTGTGGGGTCGCGCAGCAGCGGCCTGGTGACCCTGTCGACCTCGGCCACATCGAAGCCGTGCTCCCGCAGCACGTCCACGCAATCCTGCACGCCACACCGCACCTCGCTGGCCGCCCACCCCACCGTGCCGTCCCGCCACAGCCTGCGCAACGTGGCTGCCATCGCCGGCATCTCCGGATCATAGAACACGTCGGACATGAGCACCACGTCCACGCGCAGGAGCTCGCAATCGGGCAGGTCGGCGTCCTCGCCCCAGCGCAGCTCTCGCACGTCCGCCTGCGCGGTCGTGAGACCGTTGGCCTCGGCGTTGGCCCTGAGGCCCGGCAGGAGCGGCCCCACGTCCGTGAGCACGCAGCGCGCGGCGCCGAGGCACGCGACGGCCGCGATGCCCGGGAGGCCGGTGCCGGCGCCGAGCTCGAGAACGGTGGCGCCGTGGATCGTCCCGGGTCTGGCCGAGGCAAGGTGGGTGGCGAGGACGACGGCGGAGTCCCAGAGCCAGGAGCCGGTGAGCGCGCGCCCCGTGGCCGGGTCGTGCGCGCCGTCGCGCTCCACCACGGCCAGGGCGCGGCCGGCCACGTCGACGTGCAGCACCGCATGCATCACGTGTGGCTTATCTGCTTGATCGCGTTGGGCTCCAGATTTAGACAGGCGGTATTAGATCGCACGGCTTTATTAACCGAAAGCTTCCGAACGAACGGAAGGTTCAGGATAATGCCGGACTGCCGCTTGGCTGTCGATTTGGCTCGATCTATCCATACCTGACCTGGATGTGTCCGTGTTCCTTACAGACTGGATTTGTATGCCGTGTTCAATTCACAAGTCGGGCCCTCTTGCATTGTTATCTGTACtacaagcaaaaaaaaaaaagaattagATCTATTATAAAAATTCACCGGGAGAGTACAAAGGATCTCAAACCTAACGAACAAAATTGTCGCCAGAACGAGCCACCGACGCGCCGTTGTCGCCGCTCCCCTATCGGAGCcagcttgaacttgtcgataacaacTGAGAAGTCTTCCTGCACGTGCCCTAAAGGACTTGTCGTCGTCGAACCCTTGCATAGATTTGAAGCACCTGACACCAAATTTCACCAcatgacgagaaaccctaacctcaccgcCCTAAATAGACGGCAAAATCTATGTCGGGGCTCCGTCGACTACATCCATACATGTTGGTGTTCTTTCCAACTATATATGTGCCTAACAACACATCTAGGTTCAAGTCGTACCCCTTTGCTCGTTCCAAGGGACACCCTGAGCTAGGGTTTCTCGTGCCTCCCATCGGCGCCGCCGGTCTGCCTCGTCTCTTGTGGCATGAGGGCCATGTAGGTGTAGTGGATCCGAGCCCTCATCGGCGGGAGGGCTCCATTTTTGGATGTCTtcttgagttttgttagggttttggtCCTGCTTGGGTTGGCGCCGGCTcactgaagatggaataagattctccTTGCCTAGCCCTCGTCCCCGCGGTGTTTCTAGCTTTGGCGGAGGACGTGTGAAGGTTCGTTTTCGGCAGATCTCACGGAATTCGATCGacgtttgtcttcggtggatccatTTAGATCCAGTCCATGTAGATCAAGTCTCCGTCTGTATGTGTTTGTGTGTCTAgaggttggatccttttgatctacgcttctcttcatcgTCGCTGTTTGTTGTTCTAGTGTGCTAGTTTTAtagggccttagcacgatgacttctcgggtgtctactataaaAAGGTTTGCCTAGCTCCAGTGACAAGGGTGGCGGTtgcacgccttcggctcgcttccaaTGCTTGTAGTTgttgctaggtggtctatggacaaACATGTAATTTTACTTCTGGTGTTTATACTCCCTTGATAGTTgatgaatagatcagaagtttttcccgcaaaaaattATATATGTGCCTTAAAATATATCTTTGACTTTAATTAGTCCTTTCCAAAAATAAATATGTAGGTTCAATGGTCAGTACCAATGAATACATCATGAAATCTAGCATTAGCCATTGCCCATGAATTTTGGCACAGACCGCTATCAATGTTGAATCAGCGTACATTTTCATTTCTTCCTTTATGTGTCCACGTGGTAGTGGCATCAATGCGGACCGTTTGGAGGATGAGAGGGCAATTCTCGGCCTTGTGGAGGGGAAAGTCCACTTAACGAGCCATCACCCGTTGTTGGTCCACTCATCAATGTCATGTGAAGATCAGAGAGCAGAGTGGGACAaaagtaaggatggcaatgggtatcCACTACCCACGTGCCCTGTGGATAAACCTCTATTAGGGTAAAGATATGGGACAAAATGTTACCCATGGGTATATAAATAGGGAAATTTGAAACCCATCGGGTAGAGCGGGTACGGGTGTGGGATCGTATAATCCATACCCACATACCAATGTACTCATATAAAATCTGAAAAGTATGGCCAAATTATCTCTACAATTTGTCCTGAATTTGTGAACTCAAAATGTATGACTATGTGATGTTGTTCACGGGAAAATTTGTTGTTTATTAAATGTGTTATTGTTTATGATGTGTTATTGTTTATAAGTATGTGTTGCTATTACAATGTGTTCCTGTTTATAAATTATAATTGTATGTTGCTTTTTATGACTATGAGTTGTTCAAATTGATGCTATGCAAACATGAGTAATCATCATATTAGCTATCCATTACTTTGTGTCTATGACTAGTGGGGCCCTATCATCATATTCGTGTTCAACCGGTAGATTTGAGGTTTTTCTTGACGATTAGTCCTAGAGTTGTGGAATATTTTGCTAAAATTGCATAGAGTTGTGCTTTTGTCTTGCCCCTAAACTTGTGTATTTGTGAAAGAAAAGATCTTGAAGCCCTCGTCCCCGATTTGTTCATTTGCTTCGTCTATGGCCATTCTGCTGACCCGATCTCTTTGCTTGTTCATTTCTTCCTCGAGCACCATCGGATCGTCCCTTCCCGAAACAGATCAACTGGTTTTAGGATTATCATTGCTCTTCCCTTGCCTTTTCACTGTTGTATCTCCTATGGTCCCTGAATCTAGTGCTACTCACGTGCTTGCATAGTCTGTGTTTGATAATGTGCACATGAGACAACTCTATGTGATCATGCTCTCTGAGGAATTGTGTATTTGAGTAGATCTATCTTTATCTCGATACTGAATTACCTGTTGAATCTCTCCTCGAACCCCTAGGTTATTACTCGAATACTTAGATCTGGAGCTCAGATCTGGTGAAGTTGTTCTGTTAGACCTCTGTTTTAGTTATTCAGGTGCTGATCAGTTTGATTACTTATAATATaatccctgtggagaacacgacagcCTCTATACCTAGCACCGATCAGTCACCAATCAAATTACTGCGGAAACTGACGAGAACCGGATTTATCATGCATCATAATATTAGTACCCTTCTTGACATCCTTCCTAACTTAGCCATTGTTTTCCTTTCAGCTAAACTTGAAACAATAAATAATAAATAACGCTTGTATTCCTATTTCCTATGCAAAGTTGTTTTTCAAATACTTGTATAATCCTGAGAAAGGGGGTACAAAACAAGATAGCCTACACAATCCGGGTTTCACGttgaatatcattggcaccaatggTGTCAGGAGTAGTGGATGAAAGTGAACCCTTAGATCTTGATCTTGATGACCTTGATGATCTTGATGATGCCGTTGGCGAACTGTTCTTGGTAGATTTCTTCCTTCTAGCCTTTCGGGGTGGCTTTGGTATGTCAGGGTACGGTGTTGATCCCGGACTACTATTTTCTGGAGGTATACCATAGGCTGATATATCTCGAGGGTGGTCAAAATCTGCCAAACAACTTGGACAAATCAGCCGGTGGTTCTCAAAACTGTTTGTTGTTTCCCTAAAAAAAAAAACTCTTTGTTGTAATAGCACATTTTCAAATTACTTAATTTTTTGATGGAAAGTTTAACATTTACTCATCCATTAATTAACCAGaagagaattgcctggttaatTAGTGAAAACCCCGCTGAAATCTGGGTACTATAGCTATATGAAGAATATTGTAAGTaatgagttaaagttttataacttATCGATGATGCAACCATTAGTCCGTTTACCCTTCAACTCAGTTGTTTAATACCAATCATGTGTGCCTGCAGCTCTGATGCCCCATCATGATTATTAATGAACTAGCAGAAGATTGCTAAGCATAAACGGCAACATGGCAGCACGTCCCTATAATATCGAATGGCAAGTATCCTTCCCCATTTACACATTCCACTATAATAAACAAGACACGATCTTATTGTAGAAAAAAACATAACAGAATCTTCTAACGTGATGGAAACAGAAGGAATTGAGATCAAAACATGTGCACCACTACCAGAACTGAAGATCTGAAAAATACCTTGAGAACTCCGGGCGGTACCTGTAGATGGTCCGGAATTGCTCAACGTTGAAACGTCCGGTGTACCATTCATGTTGTTCATCTGCAAAGTAAGGATAAATTGAAACTATGTCAGTTTCCCATTAAGTCATGACCAATGGGGATTatcgagaagaggcaatgagcCACAAGAGATTTTTAGTACTGTTCTGAATTCTGTAAGATATGTATATACCCAGCTAGGAGTAGGAGAAGTAGCAGCACTCCGTGTCGGGCTATCCCAACCGATATGCGCGACATGCTTCACGTCTATGGGATGACCAATCTCCATCTCTTGCTCCTTCACCACTGCAAGCATGGCATGGACCAGGGAAGGGTGAATAAAGATAAGGATAAGGAAGTATGCAACTGAATGCAAATTTTCACAATTAGGACATGAAGAATATCGCATACCAAAGATTTGAGTAATAATCCTGAGGCCCTTGAAGACCCCTTTCATCTTGTAAGCCATCAGTGGATGTTGTGCACAGATACCAGCTGAAGCCCTTCAAATGCAAAAGCACAAGAAACCAAGGTGAGCAATGAGCTCTAGTTCCTGAAAGAATTTTCATCGGCACACACACAGAAGGAGAAGTGGTAGATGGGTCAACTGATGGTGCGCATACCTCAAGATAGAAGGTGATGCCTCTCTTCTTGCTTGTTCAATGAGGGGTGTCTCCTCCCATCCTTCAACAATGGCATTAAAGACCTCATCCACAGGAAGGCCTTATTTGCCAGGACATATACAAGCTGGCAGCACATTTCAGGAACAGAAAACTGGCATCAGCAATGGTATaaacaaaggagctgtcaagttatAGGACTATTCTAATGCTTACTCTCGGAATAATGACAATATGAGACTATATGGATCTGTCGACCAGAAACTCTTGTCTCCATACATTGGTACTTTGATTTCAGTTGTCAGTAAATGATTTGGATGCAATTTGAAAAAATAAACAAACACAAGTGAATAAGATATTCACTCGCAATCTAAATGTAAGGAGTAGAGTTGCATTGTTTTGATGTTCTGGGCCACTCGTTCTTCCGCTGTATACCGGCTGTTGTTTGACAGACACGAGCTAGGATCTGAGTTGGTGGACTACATTATACGAGATCGATGCAGCCACGTTGAGGACACATGGCTCTTAATCAGTCAAGAACCGCGTTTCGTGGATACTGCAAAATCTCGAAAGCCCATGAAACATTTTCTGGGCCAACTGATCGGGTATTCGACAT
This window harbors:
- the LOC119352207 gene encoding CRIB domain-containing protein RIC10-like, which gives rise to MAYKMKGVFKGLRIITQIFVVKEQEMEIGHPIDVKHVAHIGWDSPTRSAATSPTPSWMNNMNGTPDVSTLSNSGPSTGTARSSQDFDHPRDISAYGIPPENSSPGSTPYPDIPKPPRKARRKKSTKNSSPTASSRSSRSSRSRSKGSLSSTTPDTIGANDIQRETRIV
- the LOC119352206 gene encoding protein N-lysine methyltransferase METTL21A-like, whose protein sequence is MHAVLHVDVAGRALAVVERDGAHDPATGRALTGSWLWDSAVVLATHLASARPGTIHGATVLELGAGTGLPGIAAVACLGAARCVLTDVGPLLPGLRANAEANGLTTAQADVRELRWGEDADLPDCELLRVDVVLMSDVFYDPEMPAMAATLRRLWRDGTVGWAASEVRCGVQDCVDVLREHGFDVAEVDRVTRPLLRDPTQASDFAVYRVELWRPH